Proteins from a single region of Acanthochromis polyacanthus isolate Apoly-LR-REF ecotype Palm Island chromosome 11, KAUST_Apoly_ChrSc, whole genome shotgun sequence:
- the ciarta gene encoding circadian associated repressor of transcription a encodes MNSLGKSSKWPSYDSLPSTSSFLPSESEQTEDEADVFSEGEGDGGMRKSASVYERITLSGNYLDFPPRSDQLHSKLECDESERCPDKTKHPDSASSPGAAALRSSSATPGDLAFAQKCADLHRFTYPLLELLHGLKSGRFDRGLTSFQQSVAIDRLQRILGILQKPEMGEKYLQNLLQIEVLLKMWFPQMAFKPSDTPNETTTPTLGPHWHQNQLHMPVKKRKLSWSDPDQPGKVPAKHYHRQHGKHGGCHAATSLDRVSTCCLPGSSKKQRTPEDATAEAAGDSRAAGHEFTDMSSYLCSRRENRKQPETSPPSSCSSPATQDSSVSSSNTVTTTDSP; translated from the exons ATGAACTCGTTGGGCAAATCTTCCAAATGGCCGTCTTATGACTCACTGCCCTCCACCTCGAGCTTCCTCCCCAGCGAGAGCGAGCAGACTGAGGACGAAGCAGACGTCTTCTCGGAGGGAGAGGGGGATGGCGGGATGAGAAAGTCTGCGTCGGTCTACGAGAGAATCACACTCTCTGGGAATTACCTCGATTTCCCACCTCGTTCAGATCAACTGCACTCAAAGTTAGAGTGTGACGAGTCGGAGCGCTGCCCCGACAAAACCAAACATCCAGACTCAGCATCTTCTCCAGGAGCAGCCGCCCTGAGATCATCATCAGCGACACCGGGGGATCTGGCGTTCGCTCAGAAA TGTGCAGATTTACACAGGTTTACCTATCCTTTGCTTGAGCTTCTGCATGGACTGAAGAGCGGACGATTTGACAGAG GTTTAACCAGTTTCCAGCAGAGTGTCGCCATCGACAGACTACAGAGGATTCTTGGGATTCTGCAGAAACCTGAAATGGG TGAGAAGTATCTTCAAAATCTGCTGCAAATAGAGGTCCTGCTAAAAATGTGGTTCCCTCAGATGGCATTTAAGCCCTCAGACACACCAAACGAGACCACCACTCCTACACTTGGACCGCACTGGCACCAAAATCAACTCCACATGCCAGTTAAG AAGAGAAAACTGAGCTGGTCCGACCCTGACCAGCCGGGCAAAGTTCCAGCCAAGCATTATCACCGTCAACATGGAAAGCATGGGGGCTGCCACGCTGCGACTTCGCTGGACAGGGTTTCCACGTGTTGTCTACCCGGATCGTCGAAAAAACAGAGAACTCCGGAAGACGCGACAGCCGAAGCAGCCGGGGACAGCCGAGCAGCCGGACACGAGTTTACAGACATGTCGTCATATTTATGTAGCAGGAGAGAAAATCGGAAGCAGCCTGAGACTTCTCCGCCCTCCTCGTGCAGCAGTCCAGCTACACAGGACAGCTCGGTGTCCTCAAGCAACACCGTAACTACAACTGACTCACCTTAA